The region TGGTAAGGCTAGAAGTCATCGGCCTCCGTCGCCTCATAATCCTCATTTTCTCTTGTTTCTTCCTTCGAGTGGTAAGGCTAGTCATGGTAAGGCTAGTCTATCAAGAAATGGTCTCATTGCCCCTATCATGCGAGTGGTGCGATGCATCTCTTTGAACAACTTACGTTGCCAATCCGTGCCTTCCTACACCCTCTTTTTCATAGGTTTCTTCAGTGGTGCCGAAGGCAAATCCATCTTGTTCTTCTGCCATTGATTCCACTCACGGATTTGCTTCCTTTGTAGCTCCTAAAATTGTCAGAGCATGGTATCTTCTATTATGCTCTATGTGGGGCGATGGAACTACTCGGTTGGATCTATGAACACCCCTACTCGACAGCACAAGTCCGTGATTAGGTGCGAAAAATATATGCCAACCTTTATCCCTAACACACATTGTCAGATTTCTTTGTTGATCCATCTCCCAAGACAAATTCTCTTTCTCTGCAAAATACAATATAATACGGCAGCTCGAAACATGTTAACAGTATTAGTGTTAAGCAGGGGACAAATACGAGTGCAGATAAACTGCAGCTATAGTTTCGCAATCGGAAACATGATAGCTTGTTTAAAAGACAATAGGTGATTAAAATACCCCTCACGCTTCCACTCTCCTCGACCTTCAGTTAAATATGATAAAACGACATCCATGTcaacattaataaattttttgaggTACAAATTAGACAACTTATCCCTTCTATAATGAGGGACGCCATAATAATCGCGAAtggagtaaaaaaaattttactcttAACAaacacatgatttttttttaaattggagtAAAACTCTAAAACTACTGATATAACGACCTGTGTTGTCAGGACTAAAGAGAAATTCATCCAACCATGAAAGCGTACAAGATCCCATATCTCTTCGCAATGCGATGCAGTTGGGTTGAAACCTCTTTCAAGGATGAACGTTCGTCCTGGAATGGTTAAGAAAAAAGCTTCGGTCTCTTTCGATTTAAATTTAACCAGAACATACTTCAGCTATGAAGGTGGTTCTGGTTGGGATCTCGTTCCCTTTATTGTTCTTGGAGGCATGTTTTCTATCTTTTAAATTTAAACTATCTATTAAATATACTAACCAACTAACCAAAAtctaataacaacaaaattaaactacaataaattcaaataagcaaaataaaaataacaataatagaaCTTAAACAAAAGTAAAAGAAGAAAGGAACTGTAAATCGTTGCTAATGGTGGCAAAGTGGATTGAATCGATGAAGCACCATTTTTCTCGAGTTTCTtgaagaatagaaaaaaaaaacattggttGAAGAAGATGGAAAATAAATTTCTAACAGTAAAGCACCCATTGCTCTTTCCTCCAATGCATTATCGAAGAAAGGTTTCCAAAAGTTTTCACTTatcttcctctctctctctctctctgtatatatataaatattcaatgcTCTTTTGGTTAATTTATGTTTCATTTATGTGTTATATTTAGTAAATTTCTCCTTCTTGGGTTCCTCTAGTTTACAAAGTAGCTTCTAGTATTGCTGATTGTGAATATTTCAATATGTATTATATCTTTGTTTTGATATGAGATGAAttataattttacatatataGATGTTGAAGAAAATGGTGAAGTATATTCCAAGCTATCGGAACCTATGCATGAAATTTTTTTACTAGCTGATTCCAatgtaatattttgttatttgaatAATGGTGCTTTAAGACTTTGTAGTTAGTAGAACAGATGTAATGTTGATGTCTTTTTTCATagttctccaaaaaaaaaaaaaagagaagcatGGCAGATAAGATATTGTATGAACTTCTTCAAGATGGTGATTCAgctaaaaaatatatgtaaggaTCTAGAAGTATTAAATTCGACAATTGAATCCTTCTTGATAATTTTGTTAAAGGTCTACTTATGTCTATCAACTCTCAAATTAAGGCTTTGAAGAACCACTCTAAGCTCTCTAAAAGACATATGTCGATGAAGCAACTTAAGAAGTTTGGAGAATTTGagttgtaacactcctaacccgtgtCCGTCACCGGAgcagggttatggagtattactggATCTATCggacaatttacaattaatatacaaataattatcaaatacaatataaaataatcttaAAGTCCCTTAGATAAACCCTCGAGGCCTATAATACGAGTTaggagtgattcgggactaattcAGAAACTCGAGAATTTTTTTTgtgcgaactcaatataacccatttataaatatctaacattccCTGCAATTCAACCGCAACCAATTTACAATCAATATGGAACCAACACATTTTCACGTTcaaacatatttaaatcatgCCTAAAACATTTACTTATCAAATTGATCAACAACATTCATAATACTATATAAAAGTTAACTAATAAACTCcgttcatttcatttcaattttagtaCCAAACTAACTCAAAAGTATATCAATTTAACTTACTATAACCATAAGTTCATCTTAAgttcaaacatgcattttcttaACACTTAAACAACCAATtcatatggccaaatacacaccaacCTTTATAAGCCAAATCtaatggctaatatcataactcaaaacataccaagatgacactagcctatacatgccatataccatatatatacaattcaaaagtaccaacttagatgtccGATAGCGCGATGATGTTCCCGACAACTTTTGGAttcgagctagccttgattctctataaaacataagaaaataacacgaagtaagcttcatagcttagtaagctcgtaagtgaatgattcaatacatcaaatacatacaattcaactaattGTACATAACATCACCATATATACAATTACAACAAACCTTCTCATGTCTtgaaacatgatcaaataccattTCATTATCTTTCTCCATTAAATACTCGAATAGGTTCTATACGTACCTGTATCgtctcgtactaacctctttctcaatcATCTCATTCATTTactcattgaaccattcagaatagaaatcGGATACTCAAATGTCTCAtatgataagtacctataccatggcccgtagccaaatcaaggtaacttatccaaaGAACTATTATTATGGCCCGAAACCAATTTATCCGATatgcatggctcgaagccaaatcggtataaatcacacctgaagtgctaatatcatggcccgtagccaaCTCATCCTATATGCATGGCCCAAAACCAAATCGGTATATCAACTTATAACGTTTCACaagtatccaattctattcctaaggttcaaccgagatttctagCTTGTCGATTCTACCTTCGGATATATCCGTAAAGTCGTATttacaattcatacattaatgaAAATCTCGTAATCACAGTTTAGGCATAACCAAAGCATTTAACATGCATTATAATGAAATCATCAcattacgaacttacctcgtactcggaattgacgaatcggatcgattactcgataattTTACCTTTCCCCCGACCTAATTTcggattcctcttttcttgatctatatgtattgaaaattaacttatttaatcatataatcattcaattcagcccaaaaacacatatttaagccaatttgcactttggccctaaactttcatatttcttacaaccctatttcataaatacacaaaattcataaaattcaacaagactcatgcttggccgaattaccatagtgcccctagcagcccatatttcacatttactcacacttttaaccccacattttcatcttttcacaatttaatccctaatttgcattttcataaaaaaatcactttataaaatatgaaaatctaacatcaaatattcatatttcaccattaaacatcaaagaacacataagctcatcaatggaaactatcaaaatctttaacaattttaaaatcgaAGACAcgagctagctagtactagttgcaacgatcacaaaaacatataaataattaaaaactgaacaaaaatatAGGCAAGAATGAGATTGTCGAATGCTTAAGCACAAAAATGCTTCCAAATCCCTAACTTTCGGTTGAAAGTGATGAAAGAAAGATGGTAacttaatttgttttattataataatcattaattaccaatttacttaattaacctttaaaaactttaaaaattacacaaatgccaagccattaAAATTCACTATCAACTccaatgggctaattaccatataaggacttccactttaaagccctatagctatttaatacttttagctattagaactcaacttttacgctttacgcgatttagtcctttttactgaattaagcattcaaacagtaaaatttctttacgaaactttcatctaataattctatcatgctgtaaactttaatgtaataataaaattaatattttgacttcagatttgtggtctcaaaaccactgttccaatttgacccaaaaatgggttgttacatgagTTGCCTCAAGCTATGCAAAAGTGAGTATTATAACAAGGACAAAATTGAtgctcttttccctttttctattgTTGTAGGATTATTAATTATATGTCGTTGTGTTGCATTGTTCTTCACTTCGCATTGAAAGAGTGAGGATATTAGCAAGTGTTTACATATGTGTATTTGGAAATAGATTACGGGGGATGTTTTTGTTCCAAATATGAAGAATAATAAGGATAAAATAACAAATCAACTTGTTGATTATTAAAACGGAAAGGAAAGGAGATTAAAACTAAAGGATTTTAGTTAGTATTTCTTTGTTAATGGTAtactttatttactttttatacgTTTGTGGTTTAGTGATGATGttcatttctaccatttattttgaaaatatttggcATGTCTTTGATCTTCAGATTTGATACATTTAAACCAATGCATGAAATGTGGAAAGGCTACGTGAATCAACTTATCAAAACTACTAGGTGAGATATCATCTCATTTTACTTATTGTTGAGTGTTCATTTCTCTCTTCCTCCTCATGGAGGTTCATCTTTGTATTTATAAGGCGTGATACACTGATGTCATGACGTACTAGGGGTAACTAGGCGCCATGCTTGGTGACACGTTACAATAAAATGTATATAACAAGCCTCAACTGCAAGACTTGTTTGTGTAAGCTTGTCTCAGAAGAGTCATTTTATAACTCTCCTTCGACAAGGCGGGAGAAAAGTTGTCTTATATAGGATATAGAGCATGCTATAACCCGATTGAATGTTTGACCCAAACCAACTTTTCTATCAAGGACACGTGTGCTCGTCACTCATCTCAGTCCACAAGGTATAGTTCAACTAGCTACTGTCATGCTTGCTCTCCCCTGTTCACCAACATTCTATTGAGGGCACCTAAGGACTTGCGTCACCCCAAGGGGGTAATGTGTCGCCACGCATGGTGCCTAATTACCCCTAGTACATCACATCAGTGGGCCGTACATTATTTTATTCCAATGATACATCTATTACTCACTCAATTGCAGGAAAAAACAATTGGCTCAATGTCTTATCGGTGCAGATCTACATGTTGCTCTCATTCTAGGTTGTCTATACTTTACTTTTATAGCAATAATTCATATTGTTTGTGCAGTTTTATCTTTTAtgaagtagtaaatgcatttagaCTCTACCCACTTCAATCAACTTACAAATACGTAAACTGTACCAATATATGTTAATTTGATGGGAACGATTAGGTATTTGAAGGAATGCAATAATAAAGTTTACTTTGAGGAATCTTCATTTTCTATGTTGTTATGAAAGAATTTATGAACTTCTCTCGTTGAGAATAGAATgattcttgaaatttcaaaagccaatttgaaaaaacaaaaacccATAGGAGCCATTATAATTTCCTCTGTGGGTACCCTTTATCTATTCATTTGTCACAGTttatctaaatcaattcaaaaggGTAACTAAAGATTCGATTTGTTGAAAGCATGTGTAACTAAAGAATGTTTGTGTATGCTATTTGAGTTGGACAAGGAGCACACAGGCTTAAAGAATGCAGTAGTTACTAATTGAATTCATTTGCaaacctttttcaatttttttcttgttGGTTTCTGTTGTAATCTTCTCTATATTTTTTGACAGTGGCCGAGTGTAAGGTTACTAGTTTCACTGGAGTGAGTGGTATTATGATTCGTCAGACTGCCTGGTCTAATAACCCAGGACACTAAATTCCCATGTAATTCAACCATctcttttaaaaacttttatcaaacttttgttgtttttgtgaatttttgttataatttatttgattttaacaACAATGCTTTAACCATTCAATTTTATGCTGTTTGCAGTTGTCCCCAAAAAGTTCTCTCTCTTCATATTCCAAGTTCATTGCTGGAAAATTACACGACAAGGCGACAAACTCACTTCAAGAAACTCGGGTTTGTGAtgttttaacatttatactaaaCATTCCATTTTAGGCTTCCCTTTTCACTCAAAGTTCCACGTTGACTTCTGGTAAATGATACCGTGTAAGATTATTTTTCCATGTAATTTccaactaatatatatatatatatattaatctttCCAAAAATTTGGCAGCTTGTCTTCTTCCCTCACCCATCACGTTTCTCCACCATTCCAATTCCATCCATCCATATTGTGTTTATGGGGAAAAAATTGGCTATGGAAGACACACATATATAGATACATATACCCATGGCCCTTGTAATTTTCACTGCCTTGCTTCTAACCATATCATGGCTCAGTGAACTTAAATCCAAAATTGAGGTGATAATTAAAGATCTTCATTTTTTTGAGGATTTTGATCTAATACTTGTATCAAAGATGATGAATAGTTACCACTTACCAGTTTAGTATTGAAGGgtgttttattaatataattcttttttactttctttcattAGTACATTGGTGTTTGAAAAACTGCTCAAGTGAAATTTGagatttgagtttaattttaattttaatttttttaatcatgaagaaataaattgaaaaaagaaaaggacaaaTCTTCAAtagcctttctttttttctctaattGCTGTATGTATAAATGGGGAAGGAATGACGAAGTAGACCTGTCCATGAgctgggcggcccggcccggcccgacggcccgtctgaaatatgagagggtttgggtaaaaatataggcctgaaatatgggcttgggcaaaattttaggcccgtttaaaaaatgggccgggcctcgggccagatttttttggcccggcccaaaaaatattaaatatatattttttatttttaaaatataatagttttttattttaagtttatttacttttatttccttgactagtgttacaaaataataataataaaacatcaagtttattttactaatcaaatgttagattttgttacaacaattaatataattaatacaattaataatttgataaatttactaatcagatgttagattttattacaacaattaatacaattaacaattaataatttgataattttactaacaattaattttaataacaattagttttaattttattaaaaaaactaattttaattttaattttagttaaaaacgggccgggccaggccgggctcGGGCCTCATATTTTTTcttcgggccgggcctgggcaaaatctcaggcccatatttcgggccgggccgggcccgaacCTAGTAAGCGGGCTGAAAATTTTTTGTGGGTccggcccgaacccggcccatggacaggtctatgACGAAGAGAGGTTAGAGGCGTGGGAAGATAAGtgcaaaacttttaaaaatatattagttGGGAATCACATGCCGCATCAGATTATAGATGCACTATAGTTGACGTGACAGGAAGAGTTTAGTATTAATTTCTCTATAATGGGCTGGAATTTGTACCTAATACTAACCTTTTTTGAGCAATCGCTTTAGGATACTTGGCCCAAATCCAAAAACTTGGGTTCGGATCATCTAAActcttatttaaaaaataaatttatacttttacaattaaacttaaataaaataaaatatttttattagtaaataGTAATTTGGGTAACtggttttagtttaaaaaaaattattcaacgCCCGACCAATTGAACCCAAACTCTTAACCTAATGGTACTGGAACAGTCCTCTTTGTGGTGTGTGAGTTAATTTGATCCGAGAGGTATGGGAATCAATTATAAATTAGAGTGGCAACATGTTCAAGTCTTAccattttttccatttattttgaatttaaattgttCAAGTCCTTCTTAATTggtatttaaaaatgaaaaattaaataaataagataataataaaagataattatTTGAGTAATTGTTTTGTCCTGCAAAaactatttaattattacaactttaatttttatatattttaatttatagatTAAATGTAAATTCAGTagatttgataatcaattagtgGTTTCCTTGTAAAAAAATCTTCTATTAAACTCAATTGAAATCACCCaattttaaaagcaaaattaaaagacaaaatttccttaaaatatttttattagtaaaCAGATAATTATTTTCAACGTAAGAGGATGTGAGTTCAAGTTCGCTGAAATGCACTACcatcctatttataggttgactatttatgaattaaaaagaaaagcagatatgatcaaaatttatgatttacattattttaaaataaacataatttataCCAGAATTATATGCAAACCTAAAATGCAAATACAATAATCTCTATTTTTGACCTTTCTTCCATAACACACCAATCTTTCTCAACATATTGTTCTTCTTTTTCGATAAATCATTGCCATCGTCGTCATCGATTCTTTCCCATTTCAGTGGTCCGATAGTTATATCGAAAGGTATTGTCTTGTCTGAATATCTCCCATTGTTAGACAACATAGCAGTAGCTGCTTTAGCTACTTTTCTCCATTGATTTGCTTGTACTTTAAGTATCTTCAACTCGGCTTCCATTTCTGTGTTTGCTGCTTGCGCTGATTCAAGCTCTTCGGTCAACCGAGCTGCTCCTCAATTAAATTTATCAGTTTCTTCAGTTAAATATCCAACTCTCATCAATGCTGCTTGCTCTGAAGCTTTTGATGCTTCTAACGACACAACAACCGATTCATCACTCTTCATTTTGCTCTCAATTTCccttttgagcattttgttttgctCGGTTATGGTATTCAGTTCTGTTTCCTTGACGGTCAAGTTATCTTTCAGTTCTTTCAAATCAAATTCTAACTTCTTCAACCCCGCCGCAAGTTCAGATTCCCGAAGACCTTTGTTTTTTTGTCTCAATTCTTCAACATTGGCTTTGGTTCTAGTTAATTCGGCCTTGAGTTTGGCTTTCTTTTGGGACAACTCTGTTTTTATGCATTCCACTTGTTCATAAGCACTCCTAATTTGCAATGTGCTTTTGATATATTCTTTTTGGTACCTCACTTCAGCTTCATCCAATGCCAATCTCAATTGACTGATTTCAAGTTTCGCAAAATTAAGCTCGGTTTTAACCCGTTTTATCTCCTCATTTTTTTCATTCTGTTGTTCGGGATCCTTAATGCAACCATTAACAACCAGTTCTACTTGTAGCTTACTAACAAGTCCTTCTAATGACTTAACTCTACATTTTGATTGTTCCAACTCCAATAGTAACATGTTGTAAGCTTCAGTTTCTTTGGTTGCATTGGAACGTAGGTTTTCGATTGTTTTATTTGCTACTTCGAGTTGCATTCGGGTTTTGCTAACAAGTTCAAGACCCCATGCTTCAGACTCTCGGCAATCAGTGAGCTCAGACTTGAGTTTTTTGACCAAGGAAAGAGTTTCggtcaattcaattttcatattctGAATCTCAGCATGTGCAGATTTAGCATGCTTCATTTGAGTAGATTAGATTTATAGACCTTTTCGAGCTGAACTTTAAGCTTTTGAATTTTGTTCATAGCGGAAACCAATGAAGCCGAATCCATTGAGTGTTGTTTCTGGACAGCCTCAAGTTCGGACTGCCATGCTCTATCTCGATCTTTCGAGATTTTACAGAGTCCTTCCACTCGATCATCTTCAGAAGCAGAAATTTCCATCAATTGTCGTTCGGATTCTTCAAGCTTAGCTGACATTATCGATACCTCATTCTTCGCCTCCTCAGCCTTCTGTAAGACCAACCTCTTTCACGACTCAGATACAGTTAGCTGATCATTCGTCTTCTTCAAATCACCTTGGAGTTGATCAAGCTGTGCTTCAAGTTCTGTCACTCGACTAGGTTCATTCTTCTAGAACTCTGTTAGGATCAtctcgattaagcaacaagtaacaaaaatagcagaataaattgagaaattgaacacacaaatttaacgtggaaaaacccctccaaagaggataaaaaaatcacgggaaaagataattttactatagtggcaaaagaacgaagagtacaaaagatggagataaaactaaaccctaaaaacccgaaaacaaaaaaccctcaaaacgtaaacacaaaattctctaaatgtgttatgagttctaatatctaatgggtgtctttactaaggttgtaaaagagcctatttataggctaaatttcttatgttaaataataataaaataatctaaactaatctgtgtttgactgaaacaaataaacagagtttaaccaaaagattatttctcaaatttgactgaaaataggagtcatacttaacaaatctccaccttggctcgtatttccacaacgccatctttgccaaagctcgccacaagcctatcttgaactatgtagggaattaactgagtcgaatctatgcttagaagctggaagacttctagccttcgacttgtgcactgccaaatcaaaactaacccgggtctgattttcacgaacacagtgccctaacttttcaaaacctgcatccaaaagagaaacTCTCTTCAATGAAAcgatcatacatttttccctcctatgaccaagttgcctccgctccaaacgagttgacttcgactctgtaaTGGATGAGGGACGTCTAATTTCACCGGTCATAGtaaaaccttccagaatataaagactgccagttcttttaccttttaacaaaatgagagctccacgagatactttaatatcgctcgactcgatgttgattttgcatcctttcaagtctaaaatactcaaggagatgagattctttcgtaaatcaagtacatacttgacatttgagagtgtcctaattgtcTCATCGTGTGTCCTGATTTTAACAGTTCCAATACCAactaccttactagatgaattgtttcccatgcgcacaactccaccttcaaccaaactgtatgtagagaaccattttctattaggacacatgtggaaagaacatcccgaatctaggatccacttggacgtgagcttggagttatcgctcgttgacactaacaagaaatcatcacctcttttatcggccaaattagcaccagctacatcttcctcgttactttcagtagctcttttatttcacagtttataacaatctgctttggcGTGACCTAaatttttacaatagcgacaccttttgtctcgtttctttgatgctactaaaacggaagcttgcctatctgccttatTATCCAAATGAATCTCATTGTCGaatttgtctctactcaacaaatgacccttcacatcttcgaatgaGATTTTGTCTCCGCCATAAATCAGGGtatccttgaaagacttgtatgaagggggtaaagagcacaataatagcatagcttgatcttcatcatcaatatgaatctcaatgttctttaaatcatttaaaagagtagtgaattgactgatgtgatctctaagaagctcaccttcattcatgcgaaacgtaaatagatgttgtttcaacactaaacggttaaccaaagacttagtcgcataaagagtttctaaccttttccacaaggcggatgaggtcttctccatcaatacctcctgcaataccgtatttgcgaggcacaactggattgcagacaaggccttttcatcaagctcttcccattctgttttatttagattctcaggctttttcccggtaacaacctttttcaaaccggattgaactagaattgccatcatccgaacttgccacagattgaaatttgtctcaccatcgaacttctcaatttcaaaccttgttgttgccatatctgaatggactgatctatgaaaattgaactcgctctgataccacttgttaggatcgaccgattaagcaacaagtaacaaaaatagcagaataaattgagaaattgaacacacaaatttaacgtggaaaaacccctccaaaaaggataaaaaatcacgggcaaagataattttactataatgacaaaagaacgaagagtacaaaagatggagataaaactaaaccccaaaaacccaaaaacaaagaaccctcaaaacgtaaacacaaaattctctaaatgtgttatgagttctaatatctaatgggtgtctttactaaggttgtaaaagagcctatttataggctaaattcatatgtcaaataataataaaataatctaaactaatctgtgtttgactgaaacaaataaacagagtttaaccaaaatattatttttcaaatttgactgaaaataggagtcatacttaacaaactCATACAACAAATGGCAATCACACAAGCTTGTGAGTAAATAACCAAATGTTTTATATAAGTGACTAAAGAATACCTCAGACATCGGTCTTTTCAATGCTTTACACTCAGTAACCTTAGGACTTCGGACTTTCGACGCCTTAATTGTCGTATTTGGCGATGAAACAGAACCCGAATTGGCTCCGGGTATTCTACTGTCATAACATAAAAACTAATGAAGCCTATGGCTAAAAGCCTAAAACAACACAGTGCATCATACGACTCAACCATCGGTTAAAATGGTCGGTCAAGCCAAGAAGCTGATGGTTGC is a window of Gossypium hirsutum isolate 1008001.06 chromosome D08, Gossypium_hirsutum_v2.1, whole genome shotgun sequence DNA encoding:
- the LOC107908413 gene encoding interactor of constitutive active ROPs 2, chloroplastic-like, translated to MKHAKSAHAEIQNMKIELTETLSLVKKLKSELTDCRESEAWGLELVSKTRMQLEVANKTIENLRSNATKETEAYNMLLLELEQSKCRVKSLEGLVSKLQVELVVNGCIKDPEQQNEKNEEIKRVKTELNFAKLEISQLRLALDEAEVRYQKEYIKSTLQIRSAYEQVECIKTELSQKKAKLKAELTRTKANVEELRQKNKGLRESELAAGLKKLEFDLKELKDNLTVKETELNTITEQNKMLKREIESKMKSDESVVVSLEASKASEQAALMRVGYLTEETDKFN